Proteins found in one Triticum aestivum cultivar Chinese Spring chromosome 4D, IWGSC CS RefSeq v2.1, whole genome shotgun sequence genomic segment:
- the LOC123098287 gene encoding T-complex protein 1 subunit beta, with amino-acid sequence MERVLKDDAIQEKGERARMASFVGAMAIADLVKTTLGPKGMDKILQSTGRGRSVTVTNDGATILKSLHIDNPAAKVLVDISKVQDDEVGDGTTSVVVLAGELLREAEKLVNMKIHPMTIIAGYRMAAECARNALLKRTMDNKDNTDKFRSDLMNIAMTTLSSKILSQDKEYFAELAVDAVLRLKGSTNLESIQILKKPGGSLKDSFLDEGFILDKKIGLGQPKRIENANILVANTAMDTDKVKIYGARVRVDSMAKVADIEAAEKQKMREKVQKIIGHGINCFVNRQLIYNFPEELFADAGILAVEHADFEGIERLALVTGGDIASTFDNPESVKLGHCKLIEEIMIGEDRLIHFSGVAMGQACTIVLRGASEHVLDEAERSLHDALCVLSQTVTDTRVIYGGGWPEMVMSKEVDELARKTPGKKSHAIDAFSRALQAIPTIIADNAGLDSAELISQLRAEHHKVNSTAGIDVISSGLGDMQKRGICEAFKVKQAIVLSATEAAEMILRVDEIITCAPRRREDRM; translated from the exons ATGGAGAGGGTGCTCAAGGATGACGCCATCCAGGAGAAGGGCGAGCGCGCCAGGATG GCATCTTTCGTAGGTGCCATGGCGATTGCAGACTTAGTCAAGACCACATTGGGACCAAAAGGAATG GACAAGATCCTTCAGTCCACTGGCCGTGGGCGGAGTGTCACCGTTACAAATGATGGCGCTACCATTTTGAAGTCACTTCATATCGACAACCCTGCTGCCAAGGTCCTTGTTG ACATCTCAAAAGTCCAAGATGATGAAGTTGGTGATGGAACAACTTCTGTTGTTGTTTTGGCTGGAGAACTGTTGAGGGAGGCTGAAAAGTTGGTTAACATGAAGATTCATCCGATGACTATAATTGCAG GTTACAGAATGGCTGCTGAGTGTGCCAGAAATGCGTTGCTGAAAAGGACCATGGACAACAAAGACAATACAG ACAAGTTCAGATCAGATCTCATGAACATTGCCATGACTACGCTTAGTTCAAAAATTCTCTCCCAGGACAAGGAGTATTTTGCTGAACTTGCAGTTGATGCTGTCCTCAGGCTTAAG GGTAGCACCAACTTGGAATCAATCCAAATTCTGAAGAAACCGGGAGGTTCTCTTAAGGATTCCTTTTTGGATGAAGG GTTCATTCTTGATAAGAAGATTGGCCTTGGTCAACCAAAGCGAATTGAAAACGCTAATATTCTGGTTGCGAACACTGCTATGGACACAGATAAAGTTAAGATTTATGGGGCACGTGTCCGGGTGGATTCGATGGCTAAGGTTGCAGATATTGAAGCTGCTGAGAAACAGAAAATGAGAGAGAAAGTTCAGAAAATCATTGGCCATGGGATCAACTGCTTTGTCAACAGGCAGCTAATCTACAACTTCCCTGAAGAACTTTTTGCTGATGCTGGCATCCTCGCAGTTGAGCATGCTGACTTTGAGGGCATCGAGCGGCTAGCTCTTGTCACTGGTGGTGATATTGCATCAACTTTTGACAACCCAGAGTCTGTTAAGCTTGGGCACTGCAAGCTCATCGAAGAGATTATGATTGGAGAGGACAGGCTGATTCATTTCTCCGGGGTTGCGATGGGGCAAGCATGCACAATTGTCCTCAGAGGAGCAAG TGAGCATGTACTTGATGAGGCGGAGAGGTCCTTGCATGATGCCCTATGTGTGCTTTCTCAGACGGTAACTGACACGCGTGTCATATATGGTGGTGGATGGCCTGAGATGGTGATGTCCAAGGAGGTGGATGAACTTGCAAGGAAGACCCCTGGGAAGAAATCTCATGCGATTGACGCCTTTTCACGCGCCCTGCAAGCCATCCCAACAATCATTGCTGACAATGCTGGTCTGGATAGTGCTGAGCTGATCTCCCAGCTCCGAGCCGAGCACCACAAAGTGAACAGCACTGCTGGAATTGATGTCATCAGCAGCGGG CTGGGAGACATGCAGAAGCGCGGGATATGTGAGGCGTTCAAGGTGAAGCAGGCCATCGTCCTGTCTGCGACCGAGGCCGCGGAGATGATCCTGAGGGTCGACGAGATCATAACCTGCGCCCCGCGCAGGAGGGAGGACAGGATGTGA